One stretch of Arachis hypogaea cultivar Tifrunner chromosome 20, arahy.Tifrunner.gnm2.J5K5, whole genome shotgun sequence DNA includes these proteins:
- the LOC112784341 gene encoding phosphoserine phosphatase, chloroplastic, protein MEGLVSSGINPVCVFCCKKHQSLFVPSSTLHLKKRNNIASGIGVEIVKHSSPMVVVAAASSVGGAKVGHFENTIPSKETLDLWRKCSAVCFDVDSTVCLDEGIDELAEFCGAGKAVAEWTARAMGGSVPFEEALAARLKLFNPSLSQVQNFLEQRPPRLSPGIQELVQKLKANHMDVYLISGGFRQMINPVASILGIPKENIFANQLLFGSSGEFLGFDANEPTSRSGGKATAVQQLRKAHGYKALAMIGDGATDLEARRPGGADLFICYAGVQLREAVATKADWLVFNFKDLINSLE, encoded by the exons ATGGAAGGGTTGGTGAGTTCTGGGATCAACCCAGTTTGCGTTTTTTGTTGCAAGAAACACCAATCTCTTTTCGTTCCTTCATCGACGCTGCATCTGAAGAAGAGGAACAACATTGCCTCTGGGATTGGTGTTGAGATCGTGAAGCATTCTTCGCCAATGGTTGTTGTAGCTGCTGCTTCGTCTGTTGGTGGAGCTAAAGTGGGCCATTTTGAGAACACTATTCCTTCCAAAG AAACTCTTGATCTTTGGAGAAAGTGTAGTGCTGTGTGCTTTGATGTCGATAGCACCGTCTGCTTGGATGAAGGTATTGACGAGCTTGCCGAGTTCTGTGGTGCTGGAAAGGCTGTTGCTGAATGGACTGCTAG AGCTATGGGTGGTTCTGTTCCTTTTGAGGAAGCCTTGGCTGCTAGACTGAAATTGTTCAATCCCTCTTTATCTCAGGTTCAGAATTTTCTTGAGCAAAGGCCCCCACG GCTTTCCCCTGGCATTCAAGAATTAGTCCAGAAGCTGAAGGCCAATCACATGGATGTATATTTGATATCTGGAGGCTTTCGTCAAATGATCAAT CCTGTTGCATCGATTCTCGGGATACCAAAAGAGAACATTTTTGCCAATCAACTACTTTTCGGAAGCTCTGGAGAGTTTCTGGGTTTTGATGCAAATGAACCTACTTCAAGAAGTGGCGGCAAAGCTACTGCAGTACAACAACTGAGGAAG GCTCATGGATACAAGGCATTAGCTATGATTGGGGATGGTGCAACTGATCTTGAG GCTCGCAGACCAGGTGGTGCTGATTTGTTCATTTGCTATGCCGGTGTTCAACTTCGAGAAGCTGTTGCTACAAAAGCTGATTGGCTGGTTTTCAATTTTAAAGACCTCATCAATTCGCTAgagtaa